The genomic interval GCCGTTCGCGGTGTTCTATGCGATTGTCAGTTTCCTGCTGGGGCATTATGACTGGGTGTTCCTCGCCACCATCGCGACCTTCGGCTTCGCGACGACGGCGATGCTGGTCCCGGCCCTCAGCGAGTTCGACGTCGCGACCGGCCGGACCACGGCCCGCGACTAATCCCCTTTGACCGACCCCCACGCTCGACCAGACAGGCCGCATTGGCAAGCCTAGCGCCCTACATCCCGCACCTGATCGCGATGGCCCTGCTGCTGGCCGCCAGCGCGTTCTTTTCCTGCAGCGAGGCGGCGCTCTTCTACCTCGGCCGGGAAGAACGCGACCGGATGCAGGACGGCGCCCTCGGCGAACGCACCGCGGCGCGGCTGCTCGCCAACCCCGAGCGGCTGCTTACCGCCATCCTGTTCTGGAACCTGCTGGTCAACATGGCGTACTTTGCGCTGGCGTCGCTGGTGGCGATTGGGATCAACAATCAAGGCGCCGCCAGCGAGGCCTCCGTGCTGACGGTCGTGGCGTTGTTCGCGGTCATCATCTTCAGCGAGATGCTGCCCAAGAACTTCGGCGTGGTCTGGCCGGTGCGGTTCGCGACCCTGCTGAGTGTGCCGCTCAGCGCGGCTGCCAAGGTGCTCGACCCAATCGCCTGGGTGTTCGGCGCGGTGAGCCGGGGTTCGTCACGGGTGCTGTTCCCCCACTTCGAGGCCGAGCCGTACCTCGAGCTCGGCGACCTCGAGCGGGCGATCAGCCTGTCGGGCGGTGACCAACAACTCATCGAGCAAGAACAGAACGTCCTGAGCCGCATCGTCGCCCTCGCCGAGACCCGCATCGAGGAGATCATGCGGCCACGGCTGCTCTACGAAGCGCTCCCCCCGCCGGTGACGCAATCGCAGCTCTCCCCGCAAACCACCGCTAGCGGGTACGTGCTGGTGACCGAGCCCGACAGCGAAGAGATCGCCGCGGTGATTGACGTCAACCGCGCCGCACTCTTCCCCGGCGAGTCGATCGGCCAGCTCGCCTCGCCCGTGCTGGCGGCGCCGTGGTGCGCCAGCGTCGCCGAGACCCTCAGCCGACTCGACTCGGCGAAGCGGGACGTGGTGGCGGTCGTCAACGAGCTCGGCGAGACCATCGGCATCGTCACCCGCAACGACATCCTCGGCAGCGTGCTGCACGCCGAAGCGGCCCGCGACCGTGGCGCCGAACGCGTCGGCCGGATCCGCGCCATCGGCGACGGGCAGTGGGAGGTCACCGGCATGACAACGCTCCGGCGGCTCGCCAAGAAGCTGGGCTGCGAGCTGCCCGCGGTGAAGGGCATCACGGTCGCCGGCATGCTGCAGGAGCAGCTCAACCACCTCCCGCAGGAGGGCGACGAGGTCGAGTGGGCCGGGCACCACTGGCGGGTGCTGTCGGCCGACCACCCCTCGCTGCTGACCGCCTCGGTCCGCAGGGTCCTGACGCCCGATCCTCCCCAAGACTCCTAACGCCGCGCGAGCCACCTCCATCCCATGACAACCGCGGTTCTGCTATTCGCTGTCGGGCTGATGCTCAGCGCATTCTTCAGCGGTTCGGAGACTGGGTTTTACCGCGTCGCGCGGGTGCGGCTGCTCATCGAAGCGATGGAAGGGAGCTGGATCTCCAAGATGCTGCTGTGGGCCACCAACAACCCGGCGGCGTTCGTCGCGACCGCCCTGGTCGGCAACAACGTGGCGAACTACGTGGTTTCGTGCGCCACGGTGCTGCTCGCAAAGCTGCTCCTACCCGACGGCGGACCCGCGACCGAGATGGCGTTCACCATCGCCCTGACCCCGGTGGTATTCATCTACGGCGAGCTGCTGCCGAAGAACCTATTTTTCGCGGCGCCCAACCGGCTGCTCCGCCGCTGCGCGCCCGGGCTGGCCGTGGCGGGGACCCTGTTCTCGCCGGTGAGCGCCGCGCTGTGGGTGGTCGGGTACGTGCTGCAGAAGGTGGCCCGGGTGCCCTCGCAGGCGTTGCGGATGGAGCTCGCCCGCCGCGAGCTGGCCGAGGTGCTCGACGAGGGGCACGCCGTGGGGCTGCTCTCCCCTGCCCAGCGGCGGCTTGCGCAGGGCACGTTCGCGGCGGCCGGTCGTTCGATCCGCGAGTTCATGATCCCGGCGGGCCGCCTCGCCCAGGTGGACCTCGGCGTGTCGCGTCGCGAGCTGCTGCAGTTCGCCCGCCGCCGGCA from Posidoniimonas polymericola carries:
- a CDS encoding CNNM domain-containing protein; this encodes MTTAVLLFAVGLMLSAFFSGSETGFYRVARVRLLIEAMEGSWISKMLLWATNNPAAFVATALVGNNVANYVVSCATVLLAKLLLPDGGPATEMAFTIALTPVVFIYGELLPKNLFFAAPNRLLRRCAPGLAVAGTLFSPVSAALWVVGYVLQKVARVPSQALRMELARRELAEVLDEGHAVGLLSPAQRRLAQGTFAAAGRSIREFMIPAGRLAQVDLGVSRRELLQFARRRQQTFVILRNGQGYVRVLDCLLDPDNPQLPIRDLLSTPIKRNFLTTLLNMQAANREVAAVKGEQGRIVGYVFAEHLKLALVESPVR
- a CDS encoding CNNM domain-containing protein — its product is MASLAPYIPHLIAMALLLAASAFFSCSEAALFYLGREERDRMQDGALGERTAARLLANPERLLTAILFWNLLVNMAYFALASLVAIGINNQGAASEASVLTVVALFAVIIFSEMLPKNFGVVWPVRFATLLSVPLSAAAKVLDPIAWVFGAVSRGSSRVLFPHFEAEPYLELGDLERAISLSGGDQQLIEQEQNVLSRIVALAETRIEEIMRPRLLYEALPPPVTQSQLSPQTTASGYVLVTEPDSEEIAAVIDVNRAALFPGESIGQLASPVLAAPWCASVAETLSRLDSAKRDVVAVVNELGETIGIVTRNDILGSVLHAEAARDRGAERVGRIRAIGDGQWEVTGMTTLRRLAKKLGCELPAVKGITVAGMLQEQLNHLPQEGDEVEWAGHHWRVLSADHPSLLTASVRRVLTPDPPQDS